A genomic segment from Aegilops tauschii subsp. strangulata cultivar AL8/78 chromosome 1, Aet v6.0, whole genome shotgun sequence encodes:
- the LOC109772375 gene encoding uncharacterized protein, producing the protein MEFHYRAGDERCPSAGAAATSANSETAATRVPNVLVGGDGAGYHGENSPPPASDPDELRRRAAKERIRARILREEAETMALEAEVRRELMEERARLLVGLAGGSEHRAVPSLKTVAPYFHESVQAGSKVDVSAAVPGKRKNPDVHDTSAVLAATGSKKPKPDLTCTVCNITATSEVALQEHLGGKSHGKKAAKHAQPLPGTGQPEEDAFSLKVNGSPALPAKGKNPSVAVASMALAEKRCDNLGLNCTVCGITASSQKNMQDHLKWKIHMRKTAMIAQLYPKENGVCSKPNASAAVLPAKRKNSDVVPAASTLSAGPSSKNQKRDLTCTATSEKGMKDHLKGKAHMKMAASLAPGEAEEDAEVEGGYTPRKFHMLTDSGTLCEVVQLNGSILCEVCDVQTADIVTMMCHLQGTKHVSKQAKQKQCEAVEPPAATAAGGDGPGSEMVPAGASDVGRVDGGSLLCELCNVKVPSECAMQSHLSGRKHTNKAKVAAVGVGACGNGSGSEIVPMEANGVRRLDGGILLCELCDVKAPSECVMQTHLSGRKHINKQKANVDAGAGQGVKKAAAADATIGSPSKEAASIVVNGSDDSVKKPAAGEMEVAVSSAGQGVKKAAAAAATIGSPSKETASIIVNGSDDSVKKPAAGEMEVAVSSAGQGVKKAAAAAAGGTIGSSSKEATSIVVNGSDDSVKKPAAGEMEVALSSAGQGVKKAAAADDTIGSSSKEAANIIVKGSDDSVKKPTAGEMEVVVSSATPQVDVAAPVCARVSSVPPMEVDEAAGAGDGAAKAEEQEKADAEEEGAVEIDGGAAVTGEDYNIKVEGKQFVTLRQADHSLSCGLCGVHGCDKRGMISHLYTRDHWRRARLAEEKKRASEAALEAVNKDGDGVPVTDGAAQVDN; encoded by the exons ATGGAGTTCCACTACCGCGCCGGCGACGAGCGCTGTCCGTCGGCGGGGGCCGCTGCTACGTCGGCCAACTCCGAGACGGCAG CCACGCGCGTGCCTAATGTTCTTGTCGGCGGGGACGGCGCGGGGTACCACGGGGAGAactcgccgccgccggcgtctGATCCGGACGAGCTGCGGCGCCGGGCGGCgaaggagaggataagggcgcggATCCTGCGGGAGGAGGCGGAGACCATGGCGCTCGAGGCCGAGGTTCGCCGTGAGCTCATGGAGGAGCGCGCCAGGTTGCTCGTGGGGCTGGCCGGCGGGTCGGAACATAGGGCGGTGCCATCGCTGAAGACGGTGGCGCCATACTTTCATGAG TCTGTGCAGGCCGGGTCGAAAGTAGACGTGTCTGCTGCTGTGCCAGGCAAGCGCAAAAACCCTGATGTACATGATACATCTGCTGTTTTGGCGGCCACGGGAAGCAAGAAGCCGAAGCCAGATCTGACTTGCACGGTGTGCAACATCACGGCAACCAGCGAGGTTGCCCTGCAAGAGCACCTCGGAGGGAAGAGCCACGGGAAGAAGGCCGCTAAACATGCGCAGCCATTGCCTGGAACAGGTCAACCAGAGGAGGATGCG TTCAGCTTGAAGGTAAATGGGTCGCCAGCCTTACCGGCCAAGGGGAAAAACCCTAGTGTTGCTGTTGCTTCGATGGCTCTCGCTGAAAAAAGGTGCGACAACTTGGGCTTGAACTGCACGGTCTGCGGCATCACAGCAAGCAGTCAGAAGAACATGCAAGATCACCTCAAATGGAAAATTCATATGAGGAAGACTGCCATGATCGCGCAGCTATATCCTAAGGAGAATGGG GTCTGCTCAAAACCAAATGCATCAGCAGCCGTGCTACCGGCCAAGCGGAAGAACTCCGACGTTGTCCCAGCCGCATCCACCCTTTCAGCCGGGCCAAGCAGCAAGAATCAGAAGCGAGACTTGACCTGCACGGCAACCAGCGAGAAGGGCATGAAGGATCACCTCAAAGGGAAGGCTCACATGAAGATGGCAGCCTCGCTTGCGCCTGGGGAAGCGGAGGAAGACGCAGAGGTGGAAGGTGGCTACACGCCGAGGAAGTTCCATATGCTGACCGACTCCGGGACATTGTGCGAGGTGGTGCAGCTGAACGGCTCCATCCTCTGCGAGGTGTGCGACGTGCAGACCGCCGACATCGTTACCATGATGTGCCACCTACAGGGGACCAAGCACGTCTCCAAGCAGGCCAAGCAGAAGCAGTGCGAAGCCGTGGAACCACCGGCAGCGACGGCTGCTGGTGGCGACGGGCCAGGATCAGAAATGGTGCCCGCGGGGGCCAGTGACGTGGGCCGGGTGGACGGCGGCTCCCTGCTGTGCGAGCTCTGCAACGTGAAGGTGCCATCGGAGTGCGCCATGCAGTCTCACCTGTCCGGCAGGAAGCACACCAACAAGGCGAAGGTGGCTGCAGTTGGTGTCGGTGCATGTGGCAACGGGTCAGGCTCAGAAATTGTGCCCATGGAGGCCAATGGCGTGCGCCGACTGGACGGCGGTATCCTGCTGTGCGAGCTCTGCGATGTCAAGGCCCCGTCGGAGTGTGTCATGCAGACTCACCTGTCCGGCAGGAAGCACATCAACAAACAGAAAGCCAACGTTGACGCCGGTGCAGGACAGGGGGTGAAGAAGGCTgccgccgccgacgccacgaTCGGCAGCCCATCCAAGGAAGCCGCCTCCATCGTCGTCAATGGCAGTGATGACTCGGTGAAGAAACCAGCAGCGGGAGAGATGGAGGTAGCTGTGTCATCAGCAGGACAGGGGGTGAAGaaggctgccgccgccgccgccacgatCGGCAGCCCATCCAAGGAAACCGCCTCCATCATCGTCAATGGCAGCGATGACTCAGTGAAGAAACCAGCAGCGGGAGAGATGGAGGTAGCTGTGTCATCGGCAGGACAGGGGGTGAAGaaggccgctgccgccgccgccggcggcacgATCGGCAGCTCATCCAAGGAAGCCACCTCCATCGTTGTCAACGGCAGCGATGACTCTGTGAAGAAACCAGCAGCGGGAGAGATGGAGGTAGCTTTGTCATCGGCAGGACAGGGGGTGAagaaggccgccgccgccgacgacacGATCGGCAGCTCATCTAAGGAAGCCGCCAACATCATTGTCAAAGGCAGCGATGACTCCGTGAAGAAACCAACAGCGGGAGAGATGGAGGTGGTAGTGTCATCGGCAACGCCTCAAGTGGATGTCGCCGCCCCGGTCTGCGCCCGTGTCTCCTCCGTGCCCCCCATGGAAGTAGATGAAGCTGCAGGGGCCGGAGATGGTGCTGCCAAAGCTGAAGAACAAGAGAAAGCTGATGCCGAGGAAGAGGGAGCCGTGGAGATCGACGGAGGCGCCGCCGTGACCGGCGAGGACTATAACATCAAGGTGGAGGGCAAGCAATTCGTCACGCTGCGCCAGGCAGACCACAGCCTCTCGTGCGGTCTGTGTGGCGTGCACGGCTGCGACAAGCGCGGCATGATCAGTCACCTCTACACCAGGGACCACTGGCGTAGAGCCCGTCTCGCCGAGGAGAAGAAGCGGGCGTCGGAGGCAGCGCTAGAGGCAGTGAACAAAGACGGCGACGGCGTCCCGGTCACTGACGGAGCGGCTCAGGTCGACAACTGA